One Mercenaria mercenaria strain notata chromosome 12, MADL_Memer_1, whole genome shotgun sequence DNA segment encodes these proteins:
- the LOC123534260 gene encoding uncharacterized protein LOC123534260: MKIVLVIAVCVGIAVSEDCQTLSDCSHVTCPERDYELTCDKTVCSCVQTTQHSCIAITDCQNSAPGTNNYCDRDFHCVDGTCRCGHGFGPAPGGGHAPGGGHPPVGK; the protein is encoded by the exons ATGAAGATCGTTTTAGTAATTGCTGTTTGTGTCGGTATTGCAG TCTCTGAAGATTGCCAAACACTTTCCGACTGTAGCCACGTGACCTGCCCAGAACGTGACTACGAGCTAACATGCGACAAAACAGTATGCAGCTGCGTGCAAA CCACGCAGCACTCGTGTATAGCGATTACGGACTGCCAAAATTCTGCTCCTGGTACTAACAATTATTGTGACCGAGATTTTCATTGCGTTGACGGCACGTGCAGATGTGGTCACGGGTTTGGACCTGCTCCAGGCGGCGGTCATGCACCAGGCGGCGGCCACCCACCAGTcggcaaataa